In the Nitrospirota bacterium genome, one interval contains:
- a CDS encoding ABC-2 family transporter protein, which yields MNKYFSLFHINWQNSLQYRFSLVVYIGGYSIYIGVLLYLWSAIYSEGQSVGNYTLSQLTTYYILQLMINSIIFSYVSWDVIDNIKTGNFSNFLTKPLDYYMYWFTINISGKMLESVFIIITAGIVSFFVSDYVSLPPHLSSLIYFLISIILGIILAFEMDFCIGMITFWLTQVRTFKYMLQTMILFFAGAMLPLDLFPPLLTKIADFLPFRYLVYFPISIYLGKIVNPLPSFAILIVWIILFLGLSRILLIRGIKRYEAVGA from the coding sequence ATGAATAAATATTTTTCTCTTTTCCATATAAACTGGCAGAACTCACTCCAGTACAGGTTTTCACTTGTGGTCTATATAGGCGGATACTCCATCTATATAGGCGTGCTCCTATACCTTTGGTCCGCCATATACAGCGAAGGCCAGTCGGTAGGAAACTATACACTATCCCAGCTCACAACTTATTATATCCTTCAGCTTATGATCAACTCTATCATCTTCTCTTATGTAAGCTGGGATGTCATAGATAATATAAAGACGGGAAACTTTTCAAACTTTCTCACAAAACCGCTTGATTACTATATGTACTGGTTCACTATAAACATATCAGGCAAGATGCTTGAGTCAGTTTTCATCATCATCACGGCAGGCATAGTCTCTTTTTTTGTCAGCGATTACGTCTCTTTACCTCCTCACCTTAGCTCCCTTATCTACTTTCTGATCTCAATAATCCTTGGGATAATCCTTGCATTTGAGATGGACTTTTGCATCGGCATGATCACCTTCTGGCTGACACAAGTGCGGACATTTAAATACATGCTCCAGACCATGATACTCTTTTTTGCAGGGGCAATGCTTCCGCTTGACCTGTTCCCGCCACTCCTTACTAAGATTGCAGATTTCCTTCCCTTCAGATATCTCGTATACTTTCCTATCAGCATATACCTTGGAAAGATTGTGAATCCACTCCCCTCTTTCGCAATATTGATAGT